A part of Streptomyces sp. NBC_01451 genomic DNA contains:
- a CDS encoding FAD-dependent oxidoreductase, with the protein MFEGLTAELIDLGAPTFDMQDEMQWWVDGRPLATGPSAMTVLGAGRPLLETAIRRRVAALPNVDIRPETAGTDLLTTPDGTRVIGVRAIAAGEEITIDDASMVVNASGRGSRTRHWLGRLGYPEFEEQRIETQVTYVTRRYRRAPDQLDGRYGTAIAAYPGNTRGGFALAQENDAWALSISGSFGAVPPMDDDDMVAWAGELDCQDVATLLRTCAPLGDPVKMRYPASTRWRYDRMSRFPAGFLVTGDAMCPFNPVYGQGMTVAALEAPILGRLLKDGSDDMAAQFFTESAAFLDVPRITAAANDLRFPDAVGDRSALDPEPGAYLDRLRATAVSDPVLATTFLRVPQLMDTPAALFKPEIAARVPT; encoded by the coding sequence ATGTTCGAGGGGCTGACGGCCGAGCTGATCGACCTCGGTGCGCCAACCTTCGACATGCAGGACGAGATGCAGTGGTGGGTGGACGGGCGGCCACTGGCCACGGGGCCTTCCGCCATGACCGTGCTGGGAGCTGGGCGACCTTTACTGGAGACGGCGATCCGGCGCCGGGTCGCCGCGCTGCCGAACGTGGACATACGTCCGGAGACCGCCGGCACCGACCTGCTGACGACGCCGGACGGCACAAGGGTCATCGGCGTGCGGGCGATCGCCGCCGGTGAGGAGATCACCATCGACGACGCAAGCATGGTGGTGAACGCTTCCGGGCGCGGCTCACGCACCCGCCACTGGCTCGGCCGACTCGGCTACCCCGAGTTCGAGGAGCAGCGGATCGAGACCCAGGTGACCTATGTGACGCGCCGTTACCGGCGCGCGCCGGACCAACTCGACGGCCGATACGGCACCGCCATCGCCGCCTACCCTGGAAACACCCGTGGTGGTTTCGCCCTCGCCCAGGAGAACGACGCCTGGGCCCTCAGCATCAGTGGCTCGTTCGGTGCGGTCCCGCCGATGGACGACGACGACATGGTCGCATGGGCGGGGGAACTGGACTGCCAGGATGTCGCCACACTTCTGCGCACCTGTGCCCCGCTCGGCGACCCGGTGAAGATGCGCTACCCGGCGAGCACCCGATGGCGCTACGACCGGATGAGTCGTTTCCCGGCCGGTTTCCTGGTCACCGGCGACGCGATGTGCCCGTTCAATCCGGTCTACGGCCAGGGCATGACCGTGGCCGCACTGGAGGCGCCCATCCTCGGCCGCCTGCTGAAAGACGGCTCCGACGACATGGCGGCCCAGTTCTTCACCGAGTCGGCGGCTTTCCTCGACGTGCCGCGGATCACGGCCGCGGCCAATGATCTGCGCTTCCCGGACGCGGTCGGCGACCGATCCGCACTCGACCCGGAACCGGGTGCCTACCTGGACCGCCTGCGCGCCACCGCGGTCTCGGATCCGGTACTGGCCACCACGTTTCTCCGGGTCCCCCAACTGATGGACACACCAGCGGCCCTCTTCAAGCCCGAAATCGCCGCACGCGTCCCGACCTGA
- a CDS encoding IS701 family transposase codes for MGRIAGRFARVEPRRRAGRLVLGLLADLPRKNCWTIAEWVGDANPHGMQHLLCRAAWDADAVRDDVREYVVEHLHDEAAVLVVDETGDVKKGTHTVGVQRQYTGTAGRIENSQVAVYLVYAGARGHAAVDRELYIPRSWISDPDRCRAAGLGEDTDFATKPELARVMIERFLDAGHHVGWVTGDEVYGGNPKLWSALEERGMGYVLAVACSAEVATGAGKFRADALAAKLPRRAWQKLSAGQGAKGQRFYDWAVIDLVATGSGGRQLLIRRNRATGELAYYRCHSAQLVPLNTLVRIAGSRWRVEEAFQTGKGLAGLDEHQVRRYPSWSRWVTLAMLAHAFLAVVRADEHAHRPGPDGLIPLTCNEIQRLFITVAVRPLHDLAHRLGWSDWRRRHQARSRNSHYLRQAASQT; via the coding sequence ATGGGGCGTATCGCGGGCCGGTTCGCCCGGGTCGAACCCCGGCGGCGGGCCGGGCGATTGGTGTTGGGACTGCTGGCGGACCTGCCGCGCAAGAACTGCTGGACGATCGCGGAGTGGGTCGGGGATGCGAATCCGCATGGCATGCAGCATCTGCTGTGCCGGGCGGCCTGGGACGCCGATGCCGTCCGCGACGACGTGCGCGAGTATGTCGTGGAGCATCTGCACGACGAGGCCGCGGTGCTGGTCGTGGACGAGACCGGCGACGTGAAGAAGGGCACTCACACCGTCGGGGTCCAGCGCCAGTACACCGGCACCGCCGGCCGGATCGAAAACTCCCAGGTCGCCGTCTACCTTGTCTACGCCGGCGCCCGCGGGCACGCAGCGGTGGACCGCGAGCTGTACATCCCGCGCTCCTGGATCTCTGACCCCGACCGTTGCCGGGCGGCCGGACTCGGCGAGGACACCGACTTCGCGACCAAGCCGGAGCTGGCCCGCGTGATGATCGAACGATTCCTGGACGCCGGACACCATGTCGGCTGGGTGACCGGCGACGAGGTCTATGGCGGCAACCCGAAACTGTGGTCCGCTCTGGAGGAACGCGGCATGGGCTACGTGCTTGCAGTGGCGTGTTCGGCCGAAGTGGCCACCGGGGCAGGCAAGTTTCGTGCGGATGCCCTGGCTGCCAAGTTGCCCCGGCGGGCCTGGCAGAAGCTGTCCGCCGGACAGGGAGCGAAGGGACAGCGTTTCTACGACTGGGCCGTGATCGATCTGGTCGCCACGGGATCAGGAGGGCGCCAGCTGCTGATCCGCCGCAACCGAGCCACCGGCGAACTGGCCTACTACCGCTGCCATTCCGCCCAGTTGGTGCCGCTGAACACTCTGGTTAGGATCGCCGGTTCCAGGTGGCGAGTGGAGGAAGCCTTCCAGACCGGGAAGGGCCTGGCCGGGCTCGACGAGCACCAGGTCCGCCGCTACCCCTCCTGGAGCCGCTGGGTCACCCTCGCCATGCTCGCCCACGCCTTCCTCGCCGTCGTCCGAGCCGACGAGCATGCCCACCGGCCGGGACCCGACGGTCTGATCCCGCTGACCTGCAATGAGATCCAGCGACTGTTCATCACCGTTGCCGTCCGGCCTCTTCACGATCTGGCCCACCGGCTCGGCTGGTCCGACTGGCGACGCCGCCACCAGGCACGGTCACGGAACAGCCATTACCTACGACAAGCCGCATCCCAGACATGA
- a CDS encoding pentapeptide repeat-containing protein, whose translation MTYGHRLIFCLHTPMITGGRTCSRTSPDLCDRLTDGELPEIRATATAPADTLAHMTTPPTARQRLAALHSYAAVNGEDFTGQNLASARTSQLRFTRCSFIGADLRHATLDGCWFKFCDFSGADLRGASLREVSLAGCDLRGADLRDTDLTDARFGSVNTGVPPLGLTNITGARFDGASLRNIQAEGVIGWPPGHGANE comes from the coding sequence GTGACCTACGGCCACCGTCTGATCTTCTGTCTTCACACACCGATGATCACCGGTGGCCGCACCTGCTCCCGCACCAGCCCGGACCTGTGTGACCGGCTGACGGACGGCGAACTGCCGGAAATCCGGGCGACGGCCACCGCCCCGGCTGACACGCTGGCGCACATGACCACGCCACCGACCGCGAGACAACGACTCGCCGCGCTCCACAGCTATGCGGCCGTGAACGGTGAGGACTTCACCGGCCAGAACCTTGCTTCAGCTCGCACGTCGCAACTGCGGTTCACTCGCTGCTCGTTCATCGGGGCCGATCTACGCCACGCCACCCTGGACGGGTGTTGGTTCAAGTTCTGTGACTTCAGCGGCGCAGACCTGCGCGGGGCTTCACTGCGCGAGGTCAGCCTGGCCGGATGCGATCTACGGGGTGCTGATCTGCGCGACACCGATCTGACCGACGCCAGGTTCGGAAGCGTAAACACTGGCGTGCCCCCGCTCGGGCTGACCAACATCACCGGTGCCCGGTTCGACGGAGCGTCCTTGCGCAACATTCAAGCGGAAGGCGTCATCGGGTGGCCACCCGGGCACGGCGCGAACGAGTAG
- a CDS encoding oxidoreductase, giving the protein MSNKIALVTGASSGIGESTARHLHDAGFVVYGAARRVDRMASLAAAGVRTVALDVTDESSAEKAVADILAAHDRIDVLVNNAGYGSYGALEDVPVSEARSQIEVNLFGLAHLTRAVLPAMRAQRSGTIVNISSMGGKLATPLGAWYHASKFAVEGLSDALRLELRRFGVDVVVIEPGVIRTEWGGIAARKVRATSGEGPYGDQAEAMAVSLENASRPDAPRTSSPDVVARAVTRAATARRPRTRYTAGFGARPILLVRRMLPDRAFDAFITRTASLLA; this is encoded by the coding sequence ATGAGCAACAAGATCGCCCTGGTCACCGGTGCCTCCTCGGGCATCGGCGAGAGCACCGCCCGCCACCTCCACGACGCCGGCTTCGTCGTCTACGGCGCCGCCCGCCGCGTCGACCGGATGGCTTCTCTGGCCGCCGCGGGCGTGCGCACCGTCGCCCTCGACGTCACCGACGAGTCCTCGGCCGAGAAGGCGGTCGCGGACATCCTCGCGGCGCACGACCGGATCGACGTCCTGGTGAACAACGCCGGATACGGCTCGTACGGCGCGCTCGAAGACGTCCCGGTGTCCGAAGCCCGCTCCCAGATCGAGGTCAACCTCTTCGGCCTCGCCCACCTCACCCGGGCCGTGCTGCCGGCCATGCGGGCCCAGCGCAGCGGCACCATCGTCAACATCAGTTCCATGGGCGGCAAACTCGCCACGCCCCTGGGCGCCTGGTACCACGCCAGCAAGTTCGCGGTCGAGGGACTCAGTGACGCCCTGCGCCTGGAGCTGCGACGCTTCGGGGTCGACGTCGTCGTCATCGAGCCCGGCGTGATCCGCACCGAGTGGGGCGGCATCGCGGCCCGCAAGGTCCGTGCCACTTCGGGCGAAGGGCCTTACGGCGACCAGGCCGAGGCCATGGCCGTGTCACTGGAGAACGCCTCAAGGCCGGACGCGCCCAGGACCTCGTCCCCCGACGTCGTGGCCCGCGCCGTGACCCGAGCCGCCACGGCCCGCCGCCCCCGCACCCGGTACACCGCCGGCTTCGGCGCCCGCCCGATCCTCCTCGTGCGCAGGATGCTGCCCGACCGGGCCTTCGACGCCTTCATCACACGCACCGCGAGCCTGCTCGCCTGA